One genomic window of Pseudomonas chlororaphis subsp. piscium includes the following:
- a CDS encoding APC family permease, translating into MSFNDRLTRHLNQGVVGFPTALASAVGLIMASPVILTATTGFGIGGGAFAAAMLIAMLMMLAQSTTFAEAACMIPTTGSVYDYLACGLGRFFAITGTISAYLIVHVFAGTAETILSGVMALVNFESLNTLLEQSGSAWLVGVGLVIFFGLLNAVGITAFSRAEVILTFGMWTTLIIFGVVGVFKAPAVELSGWFGESMVGTDLTTILSLVGMAMFMFVGCEFVTPLTPEVRKAAKTIPRAMALGLVGVATCMFIYGAAMKRQVANIALSEDGSVHLLDTPMAIPQFAEQVMGPYGRIWLGVGLLFAGAATINTLMAGLPRILYGMALDGALPKAFTYLHPRFKTPLLCIAVAVLIPCLHAWWLGGSTDNIMHLVLAAVCAWSTAYLLVTLSVVVLRIRRPDLPRAYKSPWFPLPQIVSSIGILLGMWFITPPGMNPRDIYVPFGSMLGLTAIYALVWTVFVQKVNPFRPVPVEEVLENAFNLESPAETQAQALPGAKPDEQYKLAAKPL; encoded by the coding sequence ATGTCTTTCAACGACAGACTCACCCGCCACCTGAACCAGGGCGTGGTCGGCTTTCCCACGGCCCTGGCCAGCGCCGTCGGCCTGATCATGGCCAGCCCGGTGATCCTCACCGCCACCACCGGCTTCGGCATCGGTGGCGGCGCGTTCGCCGCGGCCATGCTGATCGCCATGCTGATGATGCTTGCGCAATCGACGACTTTCGCCGAAGCGGCCTGCATGATTCCCACCACTGGTTCGGTGTATGACTACCTGGCCTGCGGCCTGGGGCGCTTCTTCGCGATCACCGGGACCATTTCCGCCTACCTGATCGTGCATGTGTTCGCCGGCACGGCGGAAACCATCCTCAGCGGCGTCATGGCCCTGGTGAACTTCGAGTCCCTCAACACCCTGCTCGAACAGAGCGGCAGCGCCTGGCTGGTGGGTGTCGGGCTGGTGATCTTCTTCGGCCTGCTGAACGCCGTGGGCATCACCGCGTTCAGCCGCGCCGAGGTGATCCTGACCTTCGGCATGTGGACCACCCTGATCATCTTCGGCGTGGTCGGGGTGTTCAAGGCGCCGGCGGTGGAACTGAGCGGCTGGTTCGGCGAGTCGATGGTCGGCACCGACCTGACCACCATTCTTTCGCTGGTGGGCATGGCCATGTTCATGTTCGTCGGCTGCGAGTTCGTCACGCCGCTGACGCCGGAGGTGCGCAAGGCGGCGAAAACCATTCCCCGGGCCATGGCCTTGGGCCTGGTGGGGGTGGCCACCTGCATGTTCATCTACGGCGCGGCGATGAAGCGCCAGGTGGCGAACATTGCGCTGAGCGAGGACGGCAGCGTGCACCTGCTGGATACGCCCATGGCCATTCCGCAGTTCGCCGAACAGGTGATGGGGCCCTACGGGCGGATCTGGCTGGGTGTCGGCCTGCTGTTCGCCGGGGCGGCGACCATCAATACGCTGATGGCCGGGTTGCCGCGCATTCTCTACGGCATGGCGCTGGACGGTGCGCTGCCCAAGGCCTTCACTTACCTGCACCCGCGCTTCAAGACGCCGCTGCTGTGCATCGCTGTGGCCGTGCTGATTCCCTGCCTGCACGCCTGGTGGCTGGGCGGCAGCACCGACAACATCATGCACCTGGTGCTGGCCGCGGTCTGTGCCTGGAGCACCGCCTACCTGCTGGTGACCCTGTCGGTGGTGGTGCTGCGCATCCGCCGCCCGGATTTGCCACGGGCCTACAAGTCGCCCTGGTTCCCGCTGCCGCAGATCGTCTCGTCCATCGGCATCCTCCTGGGCATGTGGTTCATCACGCCGCCGGGGATGAACCCGCGGGACATCTACGTGCCCTTTGGCAGCATGCTCGGCCTGACGGCGATCTATGCGCTGGTCTGGACGGTCTTCGTGCAGAAGGTCAACCCGTTCCGCCCGGTGCCGGTGGAAGAGGTGCTGGAGAACGCCTTCAATCTGGAGTCTCCAGCTGAAACCCAAGCGCAAGCCTTGCCTGGAGCCAAGCCCGATGAACAGTACAAGCTGGCG